The following coding sequences lie in one Pontibacter sp. G13 genomic window:
- a CDS encoding sulfatase: MHYVNHLRRFFLLLGCLGLISLISLDSTFAQQPNIIYIMSDDHTTQAIGAYGSRLAGLDPTPNLDDLAEGGMLFHQVFCVNSICTPSRASILSGQYPQTNGVLDLDHHLPIAKQHLPRELSALGYSTAIIGKWHLKNEPQAFDHYEVLPVQGKYFDPKFRKKGAGDWPKNLVQYEGHSTDIITDLTLEYLENRDTTKPFFLMHHYKAPHDDFEFAPRYEDYLAETEIPEPASLYNQPYFGSEATRGANDSLHQYIGTSVSNRHFRRNYVKMYELEDLPADEATHISYQTYLKRYLRCVKGVDDNLGRLFDYLKKEGLWDNTIIVYTGDQGMMLGEHDLQDKRWMYEESMRMPFIMHVPGEEAGRHSARLINNTDFAPTLIELAGGKAPEYMQGMSFAKEVRGEEITEWRTATYYRYWMHMIHHEVPAHFGIRTDRYKLIFYYSSHYLEGDAGKDFYWWKQYTPVGNIPPAAWELYDLELDPQELHNRYADPAYQEIVAELKAELKQLREDLNETDEAYPAIQRIVESHWNDPR; the protein is encoded by the coding sequence TATCATGTCCGATGACCACACCACACAGGCCATCGGAGCATACGGCAGTAGACTGGCAGGATTGGACCCTACTCCCAACCTCGATGACCTCGCCGAAGGGGGCATGTTGTTCCATCAGGTATTCTGTGTAAACTCCATTTGTACGCCCAGCCGGGCCTCCATTTTGTCTGGGCAATATCCACAGACCAATGGGGTACTGGATCTCGATCACCATCTCCCCATTGCCAAGCAGCACCTTCCGAGAGAATTGTCCGCCCTGGGCTATTCTACCGCCATCATCGGCAAATGGCACCTAAAAAATGAACCACAGGCATTCGATCACTACGAAGTCCTACCCGTCCAAGGGAAATACTTTGACCCGAAATTCCGCAAAAAGGGCGCTGGAGACTGGCCCAAAAACCTCGTTCAATACGAAGGACATTCCACAGACATCATCACCGATCTGACCTTGGAGTATCTCGAAAACCGCGATACCACCAAGCCCTTTTTCCTGATGCACCATTATAAGGCGCCGCACGACGATTTCGAATTCGCGCCTCGATATGAAGACTATCTCGCTGAAACGGAAATCCCGGAACCCGCGAGCTTGTACAACCAGCCCTACTTTGGTTCTGAAGCTACAAGAGGGGCCAATGACAGCCTTCATCAATACATCGGAACCTCTGTCTCCAATCGGCACTTCCGCAGAAACTATGTCAAAATGTATGAGCTGGAAGATCTGCCAGCGGATGAGGCTACCCACATTTCCTACCAGACCTACCTCAAGCGGTACCTCCGCTGTGTAAAAGGCGTGGATGACAATCTCGGGCGCTTGTTTGATTACCTCAAAAAAGAAGGGCTCTGGGACAATACCATCATCGTCTACACAGGAGACCAAGGGATGATGCTTGGCGAGCACGACCTCCAAGACAAGCGCTGGATGTATGAAGAATCCATGCGAATGCCGTTTATCATGCACGTACCCGGGGAAGAAGCAGGCAGACATTCCGCTCGCTTGATCAACAATACCGACTTTGCCCCGACCCTCATCGAACTGGCTGGCGGCAAAGCTCCCGAATACATGCAAGGCATGAGTTTCGCCAAGGAAGTCCGCGGCGAGGAAATCACCGAATGGCGCACTGCCACCTACTATCGCTACTGGATGCACATGATCCACCACGAGGTACCGGCGCACTTTGGCATTCGGACGGACCGGTACAAACTCATATTCTATTACAGCAGCCACTATCTGGAAGGCGACGCTGGCAAGGATTTTTACTGGTGGAAACAATACACGCCTGTGGGAAATATCCCTCCTGCTGCCTGGGAACTCTACGATTTGGAGCTCGACCCTCAGGAGCTTCACAATCGCTACGCCGATCCCGCCTACCAAGAGATCGTGGCTGAGCTGAAAGCCGAACTCAAACAGCTCCGAGAAGACCTCAACGAGACCGACGAAGCCTATCCCGCCATCCAACGGATCGTCGAATCGCACTGGAACGATCCCCGATAA
- a CDS encoding sugar-binding domain-containing protein, with protein MQGILGTLPDKEFTRMQLHTRILGRVPFGLVAGLLLAMCPWTTSLQAQSPSFLDGWKFAQGDHPEAIQPQFEDSDWETVSIPHDWSIAGPFDRENPSFSRGAWLPAGICFYRKTFDLPIDVSHKLVSIYFDGAYRNAEVWINGHYLGKRPMGYIAFEYDLTPYLRPDNEQVLTVKLDNSAQPGSRWYSGTGIYREAYLKFRDPIHIPTWGAYTRTESASTDKATLFCEVPVLNSTNADAEVEIRTAVISETGSTVAQTRQVIGVGANQSGKVSFNLDVKNPALWSLDHPHRYRMNHTLVVNGAIRHTESYWTGIREMTYDSDRGFSLNGEWMKLKGVCLHHAGGPLGAAVERATIERQILKLKAMGCNSIRTAHNPFSTEFFEVCDSMGILVMAESFDEWQVVKEPKTFRENGDGIRIPVDYYAELFDEWADRDLTDMILRDRNHPSIFMWSIGNEIEQMREESGIAITARLQNICHSLDNRPVTNGINGYGWGSFPNREAEGVLDVVGYNYAKDANFVEERKNYPNRKVIVTETTSAQTFRARGSYTLDTHFPDRLGLPYEENPDTKKFLDNRGDFQAGIDMWKAVKHRDHVMGHFIWTGWDYLGETIPYPWPARSSSFGVIDLAGFPKDGYYFYQSQWTPEPMVHIFPHWNWKGHEGKTVTVKGFTNAEEVEILVNGRTFGIRLNDPDSAQMLEWKVPYTPGNLTAVARVNGAEVARQEIYTAGKARTVEFTTSTKPLIAGGRDLRYVEVQIVDRNGYPVPDAMHDLTFTVAGAGSLAGVGNGNPQSTQSFVADHHQAFHGKALAIVRSGEESGTLTLTVSAKGLKRQTLTWEVAAPKTAER; from the coding sequence ATGCAGGGAATTCTGGGCACCTTGCCAGACAAAGAATTTACCCGCATGCAGCTACACACACGCATTTTGGGCCGAGTGCCCTTTGGTTTGGTTGCGGGACTGCTTCTGGCAATGTGTCCTTGGACGACCAGCCTTCAGGCACAGTCTCCCTCCTTTCTCGATGGATGGAAATTCGCGCAAGGCGACCATCCTGAGGCCATTCAACCCCAATTTGAAGACTCCGACTGGGAGACCGTTTCCATCCCCCACGATTGGAGTATCGCAGGCCCATTTGATCGTGAAAATCCTTCCTTCTCTAGAGGTGCCTGGCTTCCTGCCGGTATCTGTTTTTACCGCAAAACGTTCGATTTGCCTATCGATGTTTCCCACAAATTGGTGAGCATCTATTTCGATGGCGCATACCGCAATGCCGAGGTTTGGATCAATGGCCACTATCTCGGAAAACGCCCCATGGGGTACATAGCCTTCGAATACGACCTGACCCCTTATCTCCGCCCAGATAATGAACAGGTGCTGACAGTCAAGCTCGACAACTCAGCTCAGCCGGGATCAAGATGGTACTCGGGTACTGGAATCTACCGAGAGGCATATCTGAAATTCCGCGACCCGATTCACATTCCTACTTGGGGCGCATATACCCGGACTGAATCAGCCAGCACCGACAAGGCAACGCTGTTTTGCGAAGTGCCTGTTCTCAATAGCACCAATGCTGATGCGGAGGTGGAAATTCGCACAGCCGTGATCAGCGAAACGGGCTCTACCGTAGCGCAAACACGCCAAGTGATCGGGGTAGGTGCCAATCAATCCGGAAAAGTATCCTTCAATCTGGATGTCAAAAATCCAGCACTCTGGTCCTTGGATCATCCGCATCGCTATCGGATGAATCACACACTGGTAGTGAATGGAGCCATCCGCCATACCGAATCTTACTGGACAGGCATCCGCGAGATGACCTATGATTCCGATCGAGGATTCAGCCTCAATGGAGAGTGGATGAAGTTGAAAGGCGTTTGTCTGCACCACGCGGGAGGCCCCTTGGGAGCAGCGGTCGAGCGGGCGACGATTGAGCGGCAGATCCTCAAGCTCAAGGCAATGGGTTGCAATTCGATCCGAACCGCACACAACCCATTCTCCACCGAGTTTTTTGAAGTATGCGACAGCATGGGAATCCTCGTGATGGCAGAATCCTTCGATGAATGGCAAGTAGTCAAGGAGCCCAAAACCTTCCGTGAGAATGGCGATGGAATCCGTATCCCGGTGGATTATTATGCTGAGTTGTTTGACGAATGGGCGGATAGAGACCTCACAGACATGATTCTGAGAGACCGAAACCATCCTTCCATCTTCATGTGGAGTATCGGAAACGAGATCGAGCAGATGCGCGAAGAATCCGGTATTGCCATCACAGCTAGATTGCAGAATATCTGCCACAGCCTCGACAATCGCCCCGTGACCAACGGAATCAATGGCTATGGATGGGGCTCATTCCCCAACCGTGAAGCAGAAGGGGTTCTGGATGTCGTCGGCTACAATTACGCCAAGGATGCCAACTTTGTCGAAGAGCGCAAGAACTATCCCAACCGCAAAGTGATCGTAACGGAGACCACTTCTGCTCAGACCTTTAGAGCGCGTGGCAGCTATACGTTGGACACGCATTTCCCAGACAGATTGGGACTTCCCTACGAAGAGAATCCCGACACCAAGAAGTTTCTCGACAACCGGGGAGACTTTCAGGCAGGGATCGACATGTGGAAGGCCGTCAAACATCGTGACCACGTAATGGGCCATTTCATCTGGACAGGCTGGGATTACCTCGGAGAAACCATCCCCTACCCTTGGCCTGCCCGTTCCAGCTCGTTCGGTGTGATCGACTTGGCGGGATTTCCCAAGGATGGGTATTACTTCTACCAATCCCAGTGGACTCCCGAGCCGATGGTGCACATTTTCCCGCATTGGAACTGGAAAGGTCACGAAGGAAAAACCGTCACTGTCAAAGGCTTCACCAATGCCGAAGAAGTGGAAATCCTCGTCAATGGACGCACATTCGGTATTCGACTCAATGATCCCGACAGCGCTCAAATGCTCGAGTGGAAGGTACCTTATACCCCAGGCAACCTGACGGCTGTGGCCCGTGTGAACGGCGCAGAAGTGGCTCGTCAAGAAATTTATACCGCTGGCAAGGCCCGGACGGTGGAGTTTACGACTTCCACCAAACCACTCATCGCAGGTGGACGGGACCTTCGATATGTGGAAGTTCAGATCGTAGACCGAAACGGGTATCCCGTACCTGATGCCATGCATGATTTGACCTTCACCGTGGCAGGTGCCGGTAGTTTGGCGGGAGTCGGAAACGGCAATCCGCAGAGTACCCAATCCTTTGTTGCGGATCACCATCAGGCATTCCATGGCAAGGCGTTGGCGATTGTCCGATCTGGAGAGGAGTCCGGCACATTGACCCTGACAGTCAGTGCAAAAGGCCTAAAAAGACAGACATTGACTTGGGAGGTGGCGGCTCCAAAAACCGCTGAACGTTGA
- a CDS encoding amidohydrolase family protein, translating into MNIVDTHFHLWDLDKLRYPWLDEEPTLNRSFLLEDYYTATENLTVEQMVMVQCECLPSQALEEAKWIAECAQQEPRLAGMVAFAPLEQGRAVASHLDQLREINPNVVGIRRLLQGEQDNAFCLQPSFIEGVGLLEQYDLPYDLCINWRHLPYVYEFAQQLPNVRMVIDHIAKPDIKHGGFDDWAGWMEKLAKLDHVHCKLSSLATEADQDNWTIDDLRPYVDHVLTHFGVEKCMYASDWPVCTLAADYETCVSTLQTLIGGLSESEQAAIFRENGRAFYRLPVQMGTTT; encoded by the coding sequence ATGAATATCGTCGATACGCATTTTCACCTTTGGGACCTCGACAAACTGAGATATCCATGGTTGGATGAGGAGCCCACCCTGAATCGGTCCTTCCTGCTGGAAGACTACTACACCGCTACCGAAAATCTCACAGTGGAACAAATGGTCATGGTCCAATGTGAATGCCTGCCTTCACAAGCATTGGAGGAGGCCAAATGGATCGCCGAATGTGCCCAGCAAGAGCCCAGACTCGCGGGTATGGTAGCGTTTGCTCCATTGGAACAAGGCCGTGCTGTAGCTAGCCACCTCGATCAACTCCGCGAGATCAACCCGAATGTCGTAGGGATTCGCCGCCTGCTCCAAGGGGAACAGGACAACGCATTTTGCCTGCAACCCAGCTTTATTGAAGGAGTAGGCTTGCTAGAGCAATATGATCTCCCCTACGATCTCTGCATCAATTGGAGACATCTTCCCTACGTCTACGAATTCGCTCAACAGCTCCCCAATGTCCGTATGGTGATCGATCACATCGCCAAGCCAGATATCAAACATGGAGGATTTGACGACTGGGCAGGATGGATGGAAAAGCTCGCCAAGCTCGATCATGTCCACTGCAAACTGTCCAGCCTCGCCACAGAAGCAGACCAAGACAATTGGACCATTGACGATTTGAGGCCATACGTCGATCATGTACTGACGCACTTTGGTGTAGAGAAATGCATGTATGCCAGTGATTGGCCGGTATGCACATTGGCAGCGGATTATGAGACCTGTGTCTCTACGCTCCAAACCCTGATCGGCGGGCTGTCCGAGTCCGAACAAGCGGCGATCTTCCGCGAAAATGGTCGGGCATTCTATCGGCTGCCGGTTCAGATGGGCACCACAACTTGA
- a CDS encoding AraC family transcriptional regulator encodes MRYTEISPVPALQDFIHNYWCFEVSGNEPVSFPVQHRTLPECQRSVVLISHPYYRGIRIAGPRTEAFQLPVFPPAVFIGIRFQPWVIWPFEALSGLSLLNDTADAPTEIASVWDADWIGQIKPGFDDWARLQEQTEALLSAFPLQSHALVRYICHSLTQKRLIKEIVADIPASTRVIQRTFKQTTGLTMKQYASNLRQRKLWEDMVQSSSGSMLETILDHGYFDQSHFIHEFQRRMQVSHQDFRKYLNSIQVSLDLSEDLVHS; translated from the coding sequence ATGCGATACACGGAAATATCTCCAGTTCCCGCCTTACAGGATTTCATCCACAATTACTGGTGCTTTGAGGTATCCGGAAATGAGCCAGTCTCTTTCCCTGTGCAGCATCGTACCCTCCCGGAATGTCAACGATCGGTAGTCCTCATTTCTCATCCGTATTATCGAGGAATCCGTATTGCAGGTCCCAGAACCGAAGCTTTTCAGTTGCCTGTATTTCCGCCAGCCGTCTTCATCGGGATACGATTCCAGCCATGGGTGATCTGGCCTTTCGAAGCGCTGAGTGGCCTTTCGCTCCTCAATGATACTGCCGATGCGCCAACCGAAATAGCCAGTGTTTGGGATGCCGATTGGATCGGGCAAATCAAACCCGGATTCGATGACTGGGCGAGATTGCAGGAACAGACAGAAGCACTTCTGTCGGCCTTCCCGCTCCAATCGCATGCGCTCGTCCGGTATATCTGCCATTCCTTGACCCAGAAGCGACTGATCAAGGAGATTGTTGCAGATATCCCCGCCTCCACCAGAGTGATCCAACGCACCTTCAAGCAGACGACCGGCCTGACGATGAAGCAATACGCCAGCAATTTGCGGCAGCGAAAACTGTGGGAAGACATGGTCCAATCATCCAGTGGATCTATGCTGGAGACCATCTTGGATCATGGGTATTTCGACCAATCCCACTTCATCCATGAATTCCAGCGAAGGATGCAGGTCTCCCATCAGGATTTCCGGAAGTACCTCAATTCGATCCAAGTATCGCTGGATCTTTCGGAAGATCTCGTGCATTCCTGA